The genomic window ACTCTCATTGAGGAAAAAGCCAAGATTCTTTGCCACTATTGTTTTCATCCAGCTCTGATTTCAGACTGTACCCTAAGAATTGTAGTTAATTCCTCTCGAGCGGAGCCTGAAGTGTATTAAGTTGGGGTGCAAGAGGGCTCCTAAGCCCTCAGACTCAAGTGAGGGTTAACGTCATTGTGGCATTGGGGATGTGGCTTTGTCTCTGATCACCTATTTTAGAGGGGGGGGTCACTGGGTATTTGTTTCCCCCCCAACTTGAACTGTTCAAATGGACCAAAAGTGCAAGTTTGCTTTCCAGGTGGCAAAGTGCTCCCTCCTCACATAGGCTGCTACGTAAAACAGCTGAAACTGTATTTTAAGTTAAGTAAATCTTTCAATTTCTAGACTCcagtctattaaaaaaaaaatgcccagGTGCCTCAATTCTGTATAAAatagttgctttttttttctcttttcttccaaTAGTCTGACAAAACAGGTTTTTAAATTGTAGGCTTTTGTTAATATTCATATGTTGTATaaaatgtttcaatgtgttttgacCAAGTAGATGAGGGGTTGTCTAAACttgaaatgcattattttctAATCTCAACTGCTGTCAGAAAAAACTGTATTAAACATTTTGTCTTaaagtgtgttcatgtttgtgtgaaGATGGTAAGATGCACTCAAACTGCAAGACAGATTAAAATTAATTTGTCAACACTCCCACCTAGTGGTGACAAAGTGGATCACAAGAGGTAGAAAAGCACTGGGACTTCTCAATTTATATTGGACCTTtttaataaatttaaaaaaacgtatttCCTTTTAATGGCTTAAGCTAAAAAATTTGTTGAAACGATGGAAAATTGTCAAATTACTTACGGCATACATATGGTCATTTGTATGGCTTTCAATGGCACAGTATATTTGTGACTTTAATGGCaactcatttaagaatagacttagaCTTATAGtgagggctgaatcaggtttgtcctggtcgagcccctagatatgctgctataggctgctgggggatgttttaggatacactgagcacctctctcctcttctttctccttatggatgaatttacatctctccattgcaccttaactctgcttcctccccggagcctgacttcacatctcataggtccattggacctggctgtgtctgagtCAGCCTCCTACGTTGGCCCTGCCCCCTCCTCTcggtttcatggattgtggaggtccattcatacattgtcatattcatgtaatgtgtttatgtaactaatgctgttcattctgtacacatgacatattgcatctgtccatccttCATCTGGGATCCTCCTGTAGGTTTCTTCccttatttttggggagtttttccctgatccgatgtgaggtcctggcacagaagatgtcgtatgtgtacagattgtaaagccctgaggcaattttgtgatattgggctatacaaaataaactgactaCGATAACACGACTTTAAGACAAAGTATGACAGCAGCTGAGgctgtattttaaatattaaatgcatGCATTTCACATTAATTTGTGGTTGTACAAAAATGTTCCTGAGGACCGCACTTGGAAAAACGATGGCATACAGCCTTGTGACCAGCTCTGAGTAGTTTGACAGAACAGCAACGTGCTGCTAGTAAAGATAATACTAACGTGCCAAACATTGGAAAAAGTTAAAAGCAGATGAGACAAATAATAtagatgaaaatgtgtttaaaaccATCAGTGCAGTGATTTATTTCACAGGTGAAGTTAACAAATCAGACAACTTTAAAAAGTTCAAGTCCCTcaaaaaaggtacaaaaggaAGCCATGAATTATTCTTGGatatggctttaaaaaaaaaaaaggttcactTCCCAAGTTGAAAGATGGTGCATCAAACTGTGCGTATGAGAAATATAGTTCAAGTActtcaaaaaatatatagttaaGAAAATACACATTAAGTTACCAAATCTTATTAACCTTCAAACTTCATCATTGCACAGGAATAACTTAATTGGACACAATACATGTAtattaaagtcataaaacctaGAGTTACAGGATCAGTCTGATATTCTCCAGGTTTCCTGTTGGTCAACAAATCTCAtgcaaagaccaaaaccaacaattacATATAAAGTATCAACTGATGCAGCTGATTTCTGTGCCACAGCGCTGCATGGTTATCCACACATTAAAAAATCTCAACAAGCCACACTGCTGCTATAAATACTCGAGCGCATCAAAAACACGTTTatgaaaatagtccccgacaAACGCAAAGAGACTCATTTTGATCCTGCAGATTGTCAACAGCAACTTGAATTTATGTTTTGTCACAAACTATATTGCAAGCTTTTGAAACGGCACAGGATCcatttctgcttcttcttctttaatatGTGTAGCCAAGTATTGTGGTCATAATGGCTGAGATGAACGGGCTCAACCAGCATTTGAAAAACACCATGACgcactaaaagaaaaacaaactttaaatcCTTTCACACCTGAACATTTAGGGTGTTAACCTGCAATTAAGTGACTCATGTCAAATAAACCTGTTTGCATCCTTTGCACTACTTCAATCTTCTAACCTCTTAAAGTCTCTCAttggctttaaaaataaataaaaagtatatatttcaCTCATgtctttagaaaataaaaatgttgccGGTTTGATCGttgcattcattatttatgATGCACTATTTATATAAACGGAAGGCTCAGGATTGGTCGATTGACAGATTCTGAAACTGCACCCACAAGTCAAACTGGGTCAAAGCGCCCGGCATCAGGCATGTGAGCGAACACCTCGGGCTCATCATCAGGTTAAGATCCTAAAACAAGTCTCACTTGACTTCTCTGCTGACGTATGGTTTTCGCCCTAGATAACCTCTTGATGAACTTGGACGTTGACTGAATTTCTCCTCTGAACCAGGCGGTCGACCAGGGCGACAAACACCATTGAAAAAATCATGCAGACGCCCGAGAGGTAGAAGGCCACGCTGTAGTCGCCCGTCTGGTCCACCAGCCAGCCTGCAGCACAGGAACAGGGAACAGAAGACCAGGGGTtagaaataaaaattaaattaaataaaaaatgtaattaaaataaataaaatggccATGTGTGTAGACCGTCTGCAGTGAGACATTTGTGCCACTCTTACTATATACcatgacatttttaattgaatactatgactttttatattattaatactatATTATGAAAAGTTGTGACATTTTTACCGGCATCTTTTTATGATATTATATGTAGTTAAGGTCAGTTTTTCCTTGTTGCCTTTGgagctaaaaaacaaacacctgcaATCTAAATGTgctcacctgcagcaggtggaCCGATGAATCCCCCGATGCTCCGGAAGAACATGAAGAGCCCCAGTCCACTGTCGAACGCCTCCAGCGTGACAATGTCCACGATGGAAGTGATGTGAATGGCCACCACGCTGCCGAACAGGAAGCCGTAGAGCGAGGCGAAGACCAGGATGGCCCAGTAGTTGTGGCTGAtgggcagcagcaggagcaccACCCCGAGCAGAGCGACCACCATGGTGAGCAGCTGCAGGTTCCTCACCAGCCTCATGTTGGCGATCCACCCGCAGAGCAGCCTCCCCGCCAGGTCCGCCAATGccaggatggagaggatggaggaaggcCAGTAGCTATCCATCCCCGAACTTCTGGCGAAGGGCACCAGGAAGAGCGGCGGGATGAATATTCCTGCCGCCGCGAAGATGGCAAACAGGATGTAGAGGAGCAGTTCAGGTTTTCGCATCAGGGAGAACTGGAAGATGAGCTTCCTCTTCGGTGGGACCACGGCggcgtcttcttcttctgctgcttgaggattttctttgttttcctgcGTCGGACTCCAGACTTCCTCCAGGGGCCTCATGACAGCGCCGCAGACGCACAGGTTGAGCCGAAGGCCTCCGATGATGAGCAAGGCCCCCTGCCAGCTGTACGTCTCAAGCAGCCACTGGAAGAAGGGGCTGAACATGATGGCGAAGAAGCACTCCCCGGAGCTGGCGATGGCGACGGCGATGGGACGCCAGCGTACAAAGTAGTGGTTCACCATGCTGTTGGCAGGGATCCACGATAAGGACATGCCCACTCCTGGAAACAGAAGAGGGAAACCTTTAACCAGGACGTTTCCTTTTGGAAGATCGGGGTCCTCAAAAACAACCCACCTACCAAGATAAGTGTGTGCCAAAtgggtataaaaaaaaaaaacactaagaaaaatcatattcatgtgaacgGATTATTAGGCAACTGACCTTTGTCATCAATTCattttctcaattttttttgttttgtttttcataaccGTAAGAACTGAAAGCAGGGAATTTGAGtgaaaaaaatactaataaatcaATTCTAAATATGGTGTCAGTCATTTTCTAATGCATTAGAAACACACGCATGTCGTCAGATATCAAAACATGTTAATAGGTCAATTACTAAAAATGGCGAAGCATTGTCTGCTTGCCATCTCCTCTAAACGTCTCAGACTTTTAACCGTTCCTGTTatttagaagaagaaatgtgCCGAGTGTGCTATACCTTGCAGGGCGCCCATGGTGAGGAAGAGCGAGAGCAGATTGAAGTCAAAAGACGCCAGAATCATGCTGAAGGCCGACAGCAGACCTCCGACTATGATGACCGCTCTCTGAGAAAACCATACGGTCAGCGCACTGGACACTGGAGCTGAAAGGGAAAAATGCAAACGCCATACAACTTCTTTTAAAACATTCTGGAGTTTAAAAACCACGAATGTCTTCAAGCTACAGAACCCTCGCGTTGACCTGCTAGGTGAAACATGCTGATGGTAATGGAGGTGACCCATGTGGTGGTGCTGGTCAGGATCCCAAAGTGACTCTGGATATCCAGGAAGAAGATGCCGATGTTCTTCATGACGGCGCCGGTGAGGCCCATGACGAAGAAGGTTGACATGACCACCACCCAGCCGTACCCCCCGTCAGGGGGCCCCCTGGACCTCATCCTCACTGTCACTCTGCTGGCGGTTCTCCGGTCTGCGTGCCGAGTGGTGAAGCTCACAAAAAGGCTCTTGGGAAATGACGTACagagatgcatttaaaaaaaaaaaagaaaaaaagggtattTAATGTCTGGAGCATTTTGTGATATACCAGTGGTGGTAAAAAGTACTCCATCACGAGTAACAGTGCCGCATTTGATAATACAAAGAAGTTGTGTATTAAAAGAGGAACATTGTTAATGGTTCATTGTAATGAAACCATCTGATGCGCTGAAATGTAACACAAGCCCAAAATGTTTAAATTTCTGAATTTGTTAGATGTTTTTTGCTCCTTcatacatgcaaaaaaaaagacaaaaaaaaaaaaggggtgtaTAAAATACAGCATCAAGTTAAAAgttccaaaaacacacatttgcactaAAGAAAGCTCACGTTTGTCTCCGCTTACGTCGCTGTCTTCAACACGCGCACTGATGCTACAAACATTTCTCCTGCGTGCGCGCGCGCTCTTATGCGGACCTTTTAAGTCctacaagaaaaaaagaagagacttTCCTTCCACGTTTTTGGTCGCGTTCACCAAACACCACTCTGCCGTTCAGACGCGATCAAACAGCTGCGCGCACACCCAGAATGCCTCGTTACCGTGAAGCTCCGGCACACGTGCAGCGCGCGCAACATCcggattttaaaataaaacgcCAATTTATGTCATTTACAACGGGGACTTAATTGACACGCGTGGCACGTGACTCACTGCGGG from Cyclopterus lumpus isolate fCycLum1 chromosome 9, fCycLum1.pri, whole genome shotgun sequence includes these protein-coding regions:
- the zgc:114041 gene encoding monocarboxylate transporter 12 translates to MILASFDFNLLSLFLTMGALQGVGMSLSWIPANSMVNHYFVRWRPIAVAIASSGECFFAIMFSPFFQWLLETYSWQGALLIIGGLRLNLCVCGAVMRPLEEVWSPTQENKENPQAAEEEDAAVVPPKRKLIFQFSLMRKPELLLYILFAIFAAAGIFIPPLFLVPFARSSGMDSYWPSSILSILALADLAGRLLCGWIANMRLVRNLQLLTMVVALLGVVLLLLPISHNYWAILVFASLYGFLFGSVVAIHITSIVDIVTLEAFDSGLGLFMFFRSIGGFIGPPAAGWLVDQTGDYSVAFYLSGVCMIFSMVFVALVDRLVQRRNSVNVQVHQEVI